In one Hominilimicola fabiformis genomic region, the following are encoded:
- a CDS encoding TM2 domain-containing protein codes for MYCRNCGEQIDSNAAICVKCGFAKGTGVKYCANCGKEVVPGANVCTNCGFAIDNTPNINPETQKSKMTAGLLGIFLGGLGIHNFYLGYTGKAIAQIALSICFGAGAIWGLIEGIMILTGKINKDANGVPLKE; via the coding sequence TGGGGAACAAATAGATTCAAATGCTGCTATTTGTGTTAAATGTGGATTTGCAAAGGGGACTGGTGTAAAATATTGCGCGAACTGCGGAAAAGAAGTTGTACCGGGTGCAAATGTCTGTACAAACTGCGGATTTGCTATAGATAATACTCCAAATATTAATCCGGAAACTCAAAAGTCAAAAATGACAGCGGGTCTTTTAGGAATTTTCCTTGGTGGATTGGGTATTCATAATTTTTATCTTGGATATACAGGTAAGGCTATTGCTCAAATTGCATTATCAATCTGTTTCGGTGCAGGAGCTATTTGGGGACTTATTGAAGGAATTATGATTTTGACGGGTAAAATTAATAAAGATGCTAACGGAGTTCCTCTTAAGGAATGA
- a CDS encoding DUF2752 domain-containing protein: protein MAVVLTLLAFLYISGVGCVWRFLFHYPCPGCGITRACVALVHGDFKAAFEYNYMFISLPIIFAYILFDGRIFKSKKIDYTILSIIMFGFLIHWILTLCN, encoded by the coding sequence ATGGCGGTAGTACTTACCTTGCTGGCATTTCTCTATATCTCGGGTGTGGGCTGTGTTTGGCGATTCCTTTTTCATTATCCTTGTCCGGGGTGTGGAATAACCCGTGCTTGTGTGGCTTTGGTGCATGGTGACTTTAAAGCGGCATTTGAATATAATTATATGTTTATAAGCTTGCCGATTATTTTTGCATATATTCTGTTTGACGGCAGAATATTTAAATCCAAAAAAATTGATTATACAATATTATCAATTATAATGTTTGGTTTTTTAATACATTGGATATTGACTTTATGCAACTAA
- a CDS encoding citrate/2-methylcitrate synthase, with product MREKIVPIEVTPEMMKMLEICKKNKSINPELYTKYDVKRGLRDINGKGVLAGLTEIGEIHAYDTLSDGSSKPCDGKLYYHGYDVEDLIKGFIRDKRFGFEEVTYLLLFGELPNKNELDIFTKTLSHMRTIPPSFVRDIIMQAPSKDMMNALSRGVLTLYAYDDKADDVSLPNVLRQCLQLIAQFPLLSVYGYQAFKYYHENDSFIVHAPKPELSTAENILHMLRNDSQYTELEARILDIALILHAEHGGGNNSTFTTHVVTSSGTDTYSTVAASLGALKGPKHGGANIKVTQMFEDMKKNIKNWNDDKEIEQYLSDLLNKKAFDKSGLIYGMGHAVYSLSDPRANVFKSFVESLSKEKGREDEFNLYSRVERLAPQVIASERKMYKGVSANVDFYSGFVYSMLDLPMELYTPMFAIARIAGWSAHRIEELVNPGKIIRPAYKSIAPHKEYVPLDSRD from the coding sequence ATGCGAGAGAAAATTGTACCTATCGAAGTTACTCCCGAAATGATGAAAATGCTTGAAATTTGTAAAAAGAATAAAAGCATTAATCCTGAGTTATATACCAAATATGACGTTAAAAGGGGGTTGAGAGACATTAACGGTAAAGGTGTTCTTGCCGGACTTACCGAAATAGGCGAAATTCATGCCTATGATACACTCTCTGACGGATCATCAAAACCTTGTGACGGTAAACTTTATTATCACGGCTATGATGTCGAGGACCTTATTAAAGGTTTTATCCGCGACAAAAGGTTTGGCTTTGAAGAAGTTACATATTTACTTCTTTTCGGCGAACTTCCAAATAAAAATGAGCTTGATATTTTCACAAAGACACTTTCACATATGCGAACTATTCCCCCTTCATTTGTGCGTGATATTATCATGCAAGCACCGAGTAAGGATATGATGAACGCACTTTCAAGAGGTGTGCTTACGTTGTATGCTTATGATGATAAAGCCGACGATGTGTCACTTCCGAATGTTTTAAGACAGTGTTTGCAGTTAATCGCACAATTTCCGTTGTTGTCGGTTTACGGCTATCAGGCGTTTAAGTATTATCATGAAAACGACAGTTTTATCGTTCATGCACCTAAACCGGAGCTTTCGACTGCGGAAAATATACTTCATATGTTGCGTAACGATAGTCAATATACAGAGCTTGAGGCGAGAATTCTTGATATTGCGTTGATACTTCACGCCGAACACGGTGGCGGTAACAACTCAACATTCACTACTCACGTAGTCACTTCAAGCGGTACGGATACTTATTCAACTGTTGCCGCGTCTTTGGGTGCGCTGAAAGGTCCTAAGCACGGCGGCGCTAATATTAAGGTTACGCAAATGTTTGAGGATATGAAAAAGAATATTAAAAACTGGAATGACGATAAAGAGATTGAGCAATATCTTTCTGATTTGCTTAATAAAAAAGCGTTCGATAAATCTGGACTTATTTACGGTATGGGTCACGCGGTTTATTCACTTTCCGACCCGAGAGCGAATGTTTTTAAGTCATTCGTTGAGAGCCTTTCAAAAGAAAAAGGCAGAGAGGACGAATTTAATTTGTATTCAAGGGTTGAACGACTTGCTCCGCAGGTCATCGCAAGTGAACGCAAAATGTATAAAGGCGTCAGTGCAAACGTGGACTTTTATTCGGGCTTCGTTTACAGTATGCTTGACTTGCCGATGGAATTGTATACACCTATGTTCGCAATCGCAAGAATTGCAGGTTGGTCGGCTCACAGAATTGAGGAACTTGTCAATCCGGGTAAAATCATTCGTCCCGCATATAAAAGTATCGCACCTCACAAAGAATATGTTCCTCTTGACAGCAGAGATTAA
- a CDS encoding DJ-1 family glyoxalase III has protein sequence MVYVMLADGFEEVEAIEPIDILKRGGVDVTTVGVKSKTVTGAHGIEVTADIEINGVEPEKMELLMLPGGIGHEILDASNDVHGLLNYAVANRIYVSAICAAPSILGKKMLLEDKKATCFPGYEKYLYGADVKSDKVVVDGKFITGKGAGAAADFGFAMLAILKDKETADRVKETMQY, from the coding sequence ATGGTATATGTAATGCTTGCGGACGGTTTCGAGGAAGTTGAGGCAATCGAACCTATAGATATTTTGAAAAGAGGCGGTGTTGATGTTACAACAGTAGGTGTAAAGAGCAAGACGGTAACCGGCGCACACGGTATTGAGGTGACAGCCGATATTGAGATTAACGGGGTTGAGCCTGAAAAGATGGAACTTTTAATGTTGCCGGGAGGTATCGGTCACGAAATTCTTGACGCGTCAAACGACGTACACGGACTTTTGAATTATGCGGTTGCAAACCGTATTTATGTATCGGCAATTTGTGCCGCACCGTCAATTTTGGGTAAGAAAATGTTACTTGAGGATAAAAAAGCGACTTGTTTCCCGGGTTACGAAAAGTATCTTTACGGTGCAGACGTAAAGTCGGATAAAGTTGTTGTTGACGGTAAGTTTATAACCGGCAAGGGCGCAGGCGCGGCGGCTGATTTCGGGTTTGCCATGCTGGCTATTCTAAAGGACAAGGAAACTGCCGACAGAGTAAAGGAGACAATGCAGTATTGA
- a CDS encoding 5-formyltetrahydrofolate cyclo-ligase: protein MIKDEIREDMRAKRRALSKDEVKIKSDEIRQRLLGVERVKQAKTICTFISAFKEPDTVEIIKELWEQDKKIVVPITDIESGTLSLSYINSMDDMKKGAYGILEPKTVRKADENNIDVILVPGLAFDRNGGRMGFGKGYYDRLLESSKAVKIGLCYDFQILEKIPTEIHDVPMNFVITEKEILEIR from the coding sequence TTGATTAAGGACGAGATAAGGGAAGATATGCGTGCCAAACGTCGTGCATTATCTAAGGACGAGGTTAAAATTAAAAGTGATGAAATTCGTCAAAGGCTGCTTGGGGTTGAGCGTGTGAAACAAGCCAAAACAATATGTACGTTCATATCTGCGTTTAAAGAACCTGATACCGTTGAAATAATCAAAGAACTTTGGGAACAGGACAAAAAAATTGTTGTGCCGATAACCGATATTGAGAGCGGTACGTTGTCGCTTTCGTATATAAACAGTATGGACGATATGAAAAAAGGTGCATATGGCATTTTAGAGCCGAAAACGGTACGAAAGGCTGACGAAAATAATATTGACGTTATTCTTGTACCGGGACTTGCATTTGACCGTAACGGCGGAAGAATGGGATTTGGAAAAGGGTATTACGACAGACTGCTTGAAAGCAGCAAAGCAGTGAAAATAGGGCTTTGCTATGATTTTCAGATACTTGAAAAAATACCTACGGAAATTCACGATGTTCCGATGAATTTTGTGATAACGGAAAAAGAAATTTTAGAAATCAGGTGA
- a CDS encoding TatD family hydrolase: MLFDSHAHYNDERFKDDVDEVLSAMNENNVGLILNSCSSLDEVPDIFAICEKYPFVYASVGIHPHEVSELTEADMDKLKEYAKNPKVKAIGEIGLDYFYDFSPRDIQQKWFARQVDVARELKMPVVIHDREAHKDCMDILREHKVSEVGGVFHCYAGSVEMAKEILDWGMYIAFGGSLTFKKSVRPVEVAKYVPLDKIVIETDSPYLTPEPHRGKRNSSLYIHYVAEKLAAVKGISVEEIENATYENAKKCFGIK; the protein is encoded by the coding sequence ATGTTGTTTGATTCTCACGCACATTATAATGATGAGAGGTTTAAAGATGATGTTGATGAAGTGCTGTCGGCGATGAATGAAAATAATGTCGGACTTATTTTAAATTCGTGTTCGTCACTTGACGAGGTGCCGGATATATTTGCGATATGTGAAAAATATCCGTTCGTCTATGCGTCGGTCGGAATACATCCGCACGAGGTTTCAGAACTTACCGAGGCGGATATGGATAAGCTGAAGGAATATGCAAAAAATCCGAAAGTTAAAGCGATAGGTGAAATAGGACTTGACTATTTTTATGATTTTTCACCGCGTGATATTCAGCAAAAGTGGTTTGCAAGACAAGTGGACGTTGCACGAGAACTTAAAATGCCGGTTGTTATACACGACAGAGAAGCGCATAAGGATTGTATGGATATTTTGCGTGAACATAAGGTGAGCGAAGTCGGAGGAGTATTCCATTGCTATGCGGGAAGTGTTGAAATGGCAAAGGAAATACTTGATTGGGGAATGTATATCGCGTTCGGCGGTTCACTTACTTTTAAAAAGTCGGTAAGACCTGTTGAAGTGGCGAAGTATGTACCGCTTGACAAAATTGTTATTGAAACCGATTCGCCGTACCTTACACCGGAACCGCACAGAGGAAAGCGAAACAGTTCGCTTTATATCCACTATGTTGCCGAAAAACTTGCGGCGGTAAAGGGTATTTCTGTTGAAGAAATCGAAAACGCAACATATGAAAATGCAAAAAAATGCTTTGGAATAAAATAA
- the spoVG gene encoding septation regulator SpoVG, with amino-acid sequence MEITDIRIKKVASEGKMKAVASVTFDNAFAVHDVKVIEGPEKLFVAMPSRRTPDGEYRDIAHPINSDMRNMLESKVLAAYDAIEDEPAPETAE; translated from the coding sequence ATGGAAATTACAGACATCAGAATTAAAAAAGTAGCCAGCGAAGGAAAAATGAAAGCTGTCGCATCTGTTACATTTGACAATGCGTTTGCTGTCCATGACGTAAAGGTTATTGAAGGTCCGGAAAAGCTGTTTGTTGCTATGCCAAGCAGAAGAACTCCTGACGGTGAGTACAGAGATATTGCTCATCCGATAAACAGTGATATGAGAAATATGCTCGAAAGCAAGGTTCTTGCCGCATATGATGCGATTGAAGACGAGCCTGCTCCGGAAACAGCTGAATAA
- the murC gene encoding UDP-N-acetylmuramate--L-alanine ligase produces MNRFQMSDIDKTANIHFIGIGGISMSGLAQIVLKDGYGVSGSDWNKSAITEKLENMGADIVYGHGAVNEDGINKASLVVYTAAAKADNPEIVLAKEKGIRLIDRAEFLGAIMKNYKHAVGVSGTHGKTTTTSMLAHALIGANLDPTISVGGELDLIGGNIRTGKSDYFVTEACEYTNSFLKFYPTIALITNVEEDHLDFFSGIDEIIASFRQFAYLTKDIGYVVAMGGDKNVQKVLENADDLNIITYGMESKFDYYPENIVYHAGFPSFDVMKNGEKVCHIKLNVPGEHNILNSLATVAVCNLMGVDAETAAKGIETFKGTHRRFEKKGFLNGAVVIDDYAHHPTEIKATLHAAQKFPHNKVWCVFQPHTFSRTRTLWDEFVGAFDDADELILTHIYAAREKFDGVTKPENLAEDIKKRGVNAQYIDKFEDIAEFLKKNVKEGDIVFTMGAGDVVNINKLIVE; encoded by the coding sequence ATGAATAGATTTCAAATGTCTGATATAGATAAGACGGCAAATATACATTTTATCGGTATAGGCGGAATAAGTATGAGCGGTTTGGCACAAATAGTGCTTAAAGACGGCTACGGCGTTTCCGGCTCGGACTGGAATAAGAGTGCTATAACCGAAAAGCTTGAAAATATGGGTGCGGATATTGTGTACGGTCACGGTGCCGTTAACGAGGACGGCATAAATAAGGCATCGCTTGTTGTATATACGGCGGCGGCAAAAGCCGATAATCCCGAAATTGTGCTTGCAAAGGAAAAGGGCATTCGCCTTATAGACAGAGCCGAGTTTTTGGGTGCGATAATGAAAAATTACAAGCACGCTGTCGGCGTAAGCGGAACGCACGGTAAAACCACGACAACATCAATGCTTGCACACGCACTTATCGGTGCAAATCTTGACCCTACAATCAGCGTAGGCGGTGAGCTTGATTTAATCGGCGGAAATATCAGAACGGGTAAATCGGATTATTTTGTTACAGAGGCTTGTGAATACACAAACAGCTTTTTGAAATTTTATCCTACAATCGCCCTTATAACAAATGTTGAGGAAGATCATCTTGACTTCTTTTCGGGAATTGACGAGATAATCGCAAGTTTCAGACAGTTTGCGTACTTGACAAAGGATATAGGTTATGTCGTTGCAATGGGCGGAGATAAGAATGTTCAAAAAGTGCTTGAAAACGCAGATGACCTTAACATAATCACTTACGGAATGGAAAGCAAGTTTGATTATTACCCTGAAAACATTGTGTATCACGCAGGTTTTCCGAGCTTTGACGTTATGAAAAACGGTGAAAAGGTTTGTCATATAAAACTTAATGTCCCGGGCGAACACAATATTTTAAATTCGCTTGCCACGGTTGCGGTATGTAATCTTATGGGCGTTGACGCGGAAACTGCCGCAAAGGGGATTGAAACATTTAAAGGTACGCACAGACGTTTTGAGAAAAAAGGATTTTTAAACGGTGCGGTTGTGATTGACGACTATGCACACCACCCGACAGAAATAAAAGCGACACTTCACGCGGCACAAAAATTCCCGCACAATAAAGTTTGGTGCGTGTTCCAGCCACACACTTTCTCACGAACAAGAACATTGTGGGACGAATTTGTCGGTGCATTTGATGATGCGGACGAATTGATTTTGACACATATATATGCTGCACGTGAAAAGTTTGACGGTGTTACAAAACCTGAAAATCTTGCGGAGGATATTAAGAAACGCGGAGTAAATGCACAGTATATCGATAAATTCGAGGATATTGCCGAGTTTTTGAAAAAGAACGTCAAAGAGGGCGATATTGTATTT